A stretch of DNA from Vespula pensylvanica isolate Volc-1 chromosome 6, ASM1446617v1, whole genome shotgun sequence:
tctttctttctgtctctctctctctctctttctttcgctctcttttttttacgtttctacAAGAAGGAATCTACGCTTACCCATTTTCTTAAAGGATCGCTGGCGTTCATAATGTGCGCGTCTtcttatatcataaaattttatatcgacgtATGATTTTTAAAACGCGATTATATCGATTCTACTCGATTATAGTTGAATtttgaaacgatttaaaaatatagatgtaACTaatgtagtttttttttttttttttaaattgattgcatgttataatatcgataacgtttaatatttttgatggGAAAACGAAGTGAATTTTTGTTTCAGGAAGAATATCATGTTCAGGGGTAACATACTTCAGTCTTATTAGACATAAAAGTGTCTACAACAGTCTGGAATATAGtgaggaataaaaagagagctATACAGTGGAATTAGCTGGACGCGTATGCCCAGCATATATTTTGCtagtatttgtttttttaaattttgtaaagatGACAgtctatattaataatgatgttTGTTACTTGCATAATTACGTGTTATGCCCAAGGCCAAGAAAAAATCTTACCTTAGAAAGGTAAGGGAAATGCGAGAGTATAGACGACAAAAACTAATGTCAGAAACAGCAGAGGAACGTGCTCTACGATTATATACGTCGGCTGAAAGAATGAAGAACGCCAGAGCAAAAGAAACTGAAGAACAAGCTGCTCTAAGAAGGATGCAAGAAGCTCAGAGAATGGCCAGGCATCGGGCTAAGAAGAAGCGTTGTCTCGATGAAAATCTAGCTAGAGAGATATCTAAAATTGCAGAACTCTCTAAAATGCCAGATGCAGCGACGATCGCTCAAATGTCTGAAatgaatatgaataaaatatctgCAGAATTGAAGCAGATGATGGAGAGAGGAAAAGTTCCAGAACATATAGTACAGATGGCTCAACTTGCGGAATTTAGTAAAATGACCGAATTAAACAAAATGTCTCAAGATATGGCGAAGAGAtacgaaatggaaaaaatggCAGAGTATGCCAAAACAACAGAGTATGTAAAAATGCAAGAAATCGCCAAGATGTCAGAGATAgctaaaatgaatgaaatggtTAAATTGTCAGAAATGGCTAAGTATAATGACATAACAAAAATAAGTGAGATTGccaaaatgaatgaaatgatCAAAATGTCTCAAATGGCAAAGATTAACGAGGCACaaagaatgaacgaaataGCAAAATTAAATGAGATGGTAAAAATGACAGAAATGGCTAAATACAATAATGATATAACGAAACTCAACGAGATTGCTCAAATTAATGAAATGGCTAAAGAGATAGCAAAGATGAACGAAAAAactaaaatgaatgaaatgattaaaatggCAAATATACAGAACGATATAGCAAAAATGCCAGAGTACTCGAAAATAGCCGAAATGGCTAAATTAACGGAGTTAGCTAAGCTTAAtgaaataacgataacaaaattaaatgatcCTCCTCCACCCAAAGTAGCAGAAATTCCAAGAATTCCTGAACCTGTGATTACTGTGCCAAATCCAAGGAATTTGCAAAACGTTCAAACTGTTCAAGTAGCACAGGCTAGCCCATCTAGTACGATAAATTTTCCGACTGTGCCTGGCCAGGGTAAATATGCCCAGCTACTGGTTATTATCGAAGAACTCGGTAGAGACATTCGCCTCTCGTATGCAGGAAGTCGTAGTGCCGCGGAACGCCTGAAAATGGGTATACAGCACGCAAGGATTCTCGTACGAGAATGTTTGTTAGAAACAGAACATAATGCGCGACAATGATCTGTCGATGAACTTAGCCGCTAGATTTTTAGCAGATTATTTTCCAAGATGATGATATGTATGATCTATCGAATGCAGCAGATTATTGTCTTTGTTCGAACAAAGAAGTTTACaagttataagaaatatatctgCTGCTATGTATATTATGCCATCTTGCCGATATAAGCTTAGTACCACTTTGACAATGAATCAAAATGCATTATAATGGACTgcttgtttaaaaatattatgcgATCTGATAAATACTTGTAATGTATTTGGTATATTAGATtgtcaaagaaaagaagttttaAGCCAGTGGTATTTAAGgcttaatacatattattattattattattattattattattattattattattattattattgaattggttatttgtttaattgcacgaatataattatctttaaacgtgcagttatatatatttttatatatatgtatatatatatgtgtgtgtgtatattatgctatgtatatatggcatatatattatatacatgtgtatgtatatatgtatatatatatatatctacgtacagtatgaatttttaaatgggGGAAAAGatcgtttttaaattttctcttgttttataaaagatcGTATGTTTTTGCAGTTCGGGTCTCGTACGatagaaaaatctataaataatcCTTAGACTTGACTAAGTTCTAATGTAGAACATAGAATATATCAAACTAGAAACAATGTGTACACTGAAGAGTCTTCtcacttatattttatatataaaaaatattttattgcaattttGGTTAATACGACGGGTATACAATAATTACTTATAGTATACGTATGAGAAGAAAATTGATCAAACAAAAATGTACCTACGAGAAATATAATCCCTGGACATAAATATGAGGTATTGCTCAATAAAGTCTCAGTTTTTTTAAAATGTCTTCTCTATCgcattatttttctcaaacaAAAATGTTATACGAATGAATGAcgacagaaaaaataaaaatttcaatttttatgtaatattctctgtatatgtacatacgaaaCGTAACACACGTAACTGTGTGATTGTATTACAAACGATATGTTGTTTTGatgaaaatacatttaacaatatgtttttattgtttataattaaaattgttgaaaACTAAACGAGAAATTTAAGAAAGTAtacgttctcttttatttacatttgtgAAGGTTAGGtaaatagtacatatatacgtaacagTGTAAGGAGAAAACCCGACTGCGGCGCAACGACTTGCGGCTGCTAGTTGCAGTGTGTCGATAAAAAAGCTAAGTGATTGATTGTTTGTTGCTTATGTACTTATTGTACAGCTATATATAAACAGTGCAGTTgcagattattatttaaggTATGTAAATACGATTAAACTTACGcctatatttttcataattatgaaaaagcGTATTTGAGGTTATGTTAGAGCTATATGTActcttgtctctttttctgccctctctctctctctctctctctctctctctctctctctctctctctctctctctctctctctctcttactcactcacCCActtatgattttaaaaaataataaataaatataaaaaatataattgttggAAAATCTATAACGATCCATTATATAAAGCTTGCTTTAATTGTTACAATTAggttttatctctttctttctctgagaTTTATttagagattatttttatttcaaatttgttgaaataaatgaattatttattaaggtaaacaataaggaaaataatagaagaaaactcaagataaagaagatggaagaagaacGTGGAAACGTAGAAGTTTGTAAGAATGTAGAAGTTTCTACAAAAGTAACAGAGCCATTGTTAAATGTACCAAATCCCAGGGCTTTACAGCAAAATTCAGTGgtatctactactactattcctGGTCAatctaaatatattcaattactTAATGTTATAGAAGAACTAGGTCGTGATATAAGACCTAGCTATGCAGGAAGTCGTACTTCTGCCGAAAGAATTAAGCGTGGCATAGTACATGCACGCATTCTAGTCAGAGAATGCCTAGTTGAAACTGAAAAAAGTGCTCGtcaataatgtatatattactaaGTCACAAAATTGATAAAGAAGTAGTAGGTCTTTTGTATTATTGTGTCATTatgcaattatatataaagaaaaaaaaattgttaatgtaTCAAACTATAGGAAAAGTCATAACTATAGaatctatatctatttttatgaaGGAAAGGTGCAGACCTAATACATTACTCTTTAGGACTATATCATCTACCTCAAATATTGACCAACTTAAATCATAGTACAAGTTAGGAACATAATACTATATGGAGAATCTCATTTCACTTTcctatcttttaaaattatttattcttttaaacaattgtttatatatacataaagtatataaaaacaaatacatatacacgaagAATGTcggtatttttaaatataataattataccaaAGAGGTACATAGATTCTTGTTTTTGCCAAAGACTGAATGAAAACATAGACCTGCCAGTTTatgtttttatcttattttaaaagtaatctattcattccttttttttgtgtaacttaatttatttattttaataacaatgacAAGATCTAAACGCtatgattttaatgaaaaaataatgacaacACTGCCAAAAACACAGCAGAAGTAATTTATATGCGAATCAAGCATAATTCTAAAATACTAAGAATT
This window harbors:
- the LOC122630240 gene encoding uncharacterized protein LOC122630240, giving the protein MPKAKKKSYLRKVREMREYRRQKLMSETAEERALRLYTSAERMKNARAKETEEQAALRRMQEAQRMARHRAKKKRCLDENLAREISKIAELSKMPDAATIAQMSEMNMNKISAELKQMMERGKVPEHIVQMAQLAEFSKMTELNKMSQDMAKRYEMEKMAEYAKTTEYVKMQEIAKMSEIAKMNEMVKLSEMAKYNDITKISEIAKMNEMIKMSQMAKINEAQRMNEIAKLNEMVKMTEMAKYNNDITKLNEIAQINEMAKEIAKMNEKTKMNEMIKMANIQNDIAKMPEYSKIAEMAKLTELAKLNEITITKLNDPPPPKVAEIPRIPEPVITVPNPRNLQNVQTVQVAQASPSSTINFPTVPGQGKYAQLLVIIEELGRDIRLSYAGSRSAAERLKMGIQHARILVRECLLETEHNARQ